From the genome of Impatiens glandulifera chromosome 9, dImpGla2.1, whole genome shotgun sequence, one region includes:
- the LOC124914790 gene encoding prolycopene isomerase, chloroplastic: MLNLNTLNTPQAWLVHPISNNSHSSHFQFAGFNGFRPRNQESEFSRMFKSGIYNPRRQEQKFLQFNKRETRVLKTNSAMSIENQDLERVSRVGNEKGSSSYDAIVIGSGIGGLVAATQLAVKGARVLVLEKYVIPGGSSGFYEKDGYTFDVGSSVMFGFSDKGNLNLITQALAAVGCKMEVIPDPSTVHFHLPNNLSVRVHREYQEFIAELTSRFPHEKEGILKFYSVCWRVFNALNSMELKSLEEPIYLFKQFAKKPTECLTLAYYLPQNAGDIARKYLKDPELLSFIDAECFIVSTVNALQTPMINASMVLCDRHFGGINYPVGGVGGIAKSLAEGLVNKGSDILYKANVKNIILDQGKAIGVRLSDGREFFAKTVISNATRWDTFGKLLKKEDVPKEEENFKRVYVKAPSFLSIHLGVKADVLPPDTDCHHFVLEDDWDNLEKPYGSIFLSIPTVLDSSLAPKDRHILHIFTTSSIEDWQGLSVEDYEKKKEAIADKIISRLEKKIFPGLKSSIVFKEVGTPKTHRRYLARVDGTYGPMPRAIPKGLLGMPFNTTDVDGLYCVGDSCFPGQGVIAVAFSGVMCAHRVAADIGIEKKSPVLDTALLKTLGWLRTLA, from the exons ATGTTGAACTTGAACACACTTAACACTCCCCAAGCATGGCTTGTTCATCCGATCTCCAACAATTCTCATTCTTCCCACTTTCAATTCGCTGGATTCAATGGATTCAGACCCAGAAATCAAGAATCCGAATTTTCTCGTATGTTCAAATCAGGCATCTACAATCCCAGGAGGCAAGAGCAGAAGTTTCTTCAATTCAACAAGCGAGAAACCCGAGTGCTGAAGACGAATTCTGCTATGAGTATTGAAAATCAAGATCTAGAGAGAGTTTCGCGAGTTGGAAATGAGAAGGGTAGTTCTAGTTATGATGCAATTGTTATCGGGTCGGGAATCGGGGGATTGGTTGCGGCAACACAGTTAGCTGTGAAGGGAGCTAGGGTTTTGGTGCTTGAGAAGTACGTGATTCCTGGTGGAAGCTCTGGGTTTTACGAGAAAGATGGTTATACTTTCGATGTTGGATCGTCTGTGATGTTTGGTTTCAGTGATAAG gGTAATCTTAATTTGATCACTCAAGCATTGGCTGCTGTAGGATGTAAAATGGAAGTAATACCTGACCCATCAACTGTTCACTTTCATCTTCCAAATAATCTATCTGTTAGAGTACACAGAGAATACCAAGAATTTATTGCAGAACTTACTAGTAGGTTTCCTCATGAGAAGGAAGGAATCTTGAAATTCTACAGTGTTTGTTGGAGG GTCTTCAATGCCCTGAATTCCATGGAACTGAAGTCACTTGAAGAACCGATCTACCTTTTCAAACAGTTTGCGAAAAAGCCTACTGAGTGTTTGACATTGG CTTATTACTTACCACAAAATGCTGGAGATATAGCCAGAAAGTACCTAAAGGATCCAGAGTTGCTTTCTTTTATAGATGCTGAG TGCTTTATAGTGAGTACAGTTAATGCTCTGCAGACGCCAATGATAAATGCTAGCATG gTTCTATGTGACAGACATTTCGGGGGAATAAACTACCCTGTTGGTGGGGTTGGTGGAATAGCAAAGTCCTTAGCTGAAGGTTTAGTTAATAAGGGAAGTGACATACTTTACAAGGCGAATGTAAAAAACATTATACTTGATCAAGGAAAGGCT ATAGGAGTGCGACTTTCAGACGGGAGGGAGTTCTTTGCAAAGACAGTTATATCAAATGCAACTAGATGGGACACATTTG GAAAACTTTTGAAAAAAGAAGACGTtcctaaagaagaagaaaattttAAGAGGGTTTATGTGAAGGCTCCATCTTTTTTGTCTATTCACTTGGGAGTTAAAGCTGATGTTTTGCCACCAGACACAGATTGCCATCATTTTGTCCTAGAG GATGATTGGGATAATCTAGAGAAGCCATATGGAAGTATATTCTTGAGCATCCCTACAGTTCTTGATTCATCCTTGGCTCCAAAAGATAGACatattcttcatatatttaCTACATCATCCATAGAGGATTGGCAG GGATTATCTGTAGAAGACTATGAAAAAAAGAAGGAGGCTATAGCAGACAAAATAATTAGCAGattggaaaagaaaatatttccTGGTCTCAAGTCTTCCATTGTTTTCAAGGAG GTTGGAACACCAAAAACACACAGGCGTTACCTTGCTCGTGTTGATGGTACATATGGCCCAATGCCTCGTGCTATTCCAAAGGGTTTGTTGGGCATGCCATTCAACACTACA GATGTAGATGGTCTCTACTGTGTGGGAGATAGTTGTTTTCCTGGTCAAGGCGTTATAGCTGTTGCATTCTCAGGAGTAATGTGTGCTCACCGAGTAGCTGCTGATATCG GGATAGAGAAGAAGTCTCCAGTACTAGATACTGCTCTTTTGAAAACTCTTGGTTGGTTAAGGACATTAGCATAA